One genomic segment of Alicycliphilus denitrificans K601 includes these proteins:
- a CDS encoding acyl-CoA dehydrogenase family protein has product MANFLDESQQMWLDSVNRFMDNEITCEYIRKCDQNRDYPYEAYDKIAQQGWLGLLFSEEEGGAGGNIFDYVLMAEGLGKYGFDFAAAILVPTFTAMNIAKYGTQAQKDKYIKPFIEGKIRFSVSISEPDAGSDASNTKTRARRDANGDWIVSGQKLWCSGAAAQDVVIAMLVRTDPDNKHGGLSVLLIPNDTPGLVINKLPTLSRHATGTTEIFLDNVRVPGDAILGEEGQGWKIITEHLELERCSVAAAYTGNAQEAVSNAVRYAHDRVQFGKQLWDFQVLKHMLADRQTEVDAARLLCYRAAQMASEHKPCSREVSMAKLYASETLKQCALTGMQVLGGYANLPEADMERYLRESIQCTIGGGTSQIQKTIIAKSMRM; this is encoded by the coding sequence ATGGCCAATTTCCTCGACGAATCACAGCAGATGTGGCTCGACAGCGTGAACCGTTTCATGGACAACGAGATCACCTGCGAATACATCCGCAAGTGCGACCAGAACCGCGACTATCCCTACGAAGCCTATGACAAGATCGCCCAGCAAGGCTGGCTGGGCCTGCTGTTTTCCGAGGAAGAAGGCGGCGCGGGCGGCAACATCTTCGACTACGTGCTGATGGCCGAGGGCCTGGGCAAGTACGGCTTCGACTTCGCGGCCGCCATCCTGGTGCCCACGTTCACCGCGATGAACATCGCCAAGTACGGCACGCAGGCGCAGAAGGACAAGTACATCAAGCCCTTTATCGAGGGCAAGATCCGCTTCTCGGTCTCGATCTCCGAGCCCGACGCGGGCTCCGACGCCTCCAACACCAAGACCCGCGCGCGCCGCGACGCCAACGGCGACTGGATCGTGAGCGGCCAGAAGCTGTGGTGCAGCGGCGCGGCGGCCCAGGACGTGGTGATCGCCATGCTGGTGCGCACCGACCCCGACAACAAGCACGGTGGCCTGTCGGTGCTCTTGATCCCCAACGACACGCCGGGCTTGGTCATCAACAAGCTGCCCACGCTGTCGCGCCACGCCACGGGCACGACCGAGATATTCCTGGACAACGTGCGCGTGCCCGGCGACGCCATCCTGGGCGAGGAAGGCCAGGGCTGGAAAATCATCACCGAACACCTGGAGCTGGAGCGTTGCTCGGTGGCCGCGGCCTATACGGGCAACGCCCAGGAAGCCGTCAGCAACGCCGTGCGCTACGCGCACGACCGTGTGCAGTTCGGCAAGCAGCTGTGGGACTTCCAGGTCTTGAAGCACATGCTGGCCGACCGCCAGACCGAGGTCGATGCCGCGCGCCTGCTGTGCTACCGCGCCGCGCAGATGGCATCCGAGCACAAGCCCTGCAGCCGCGAGGTGTCCATGGCCAAGCTCTATGCATCCGAGACGCTCAAGCAGTGCGCGCTGACCGGCATGCAGGTACTGGGCGGCTACGCCAACCTGCCCGAGGCCGACATGGAGCGCTACCTGCGCGAAAGCATCCAGTGCACGATCGGCGGGGGCACCTCGCAGATCCAGAAGACCATCATCGCCAAGTCCATGCGCATGTAA